Below is a genomic region from Virgibacillus dokdonensis.
TAAGTTCCAGGTTAATGATTATTTTTTATCATCATGAACATATAGAAAAATTGAACTACAATGGACACAACGAAATTTTTTCTGCATAATAACGATATATCCTAATTTTCAACTTACTACAACATGGATATAGAACAGATAATAATTGTTTATAGCTAGGAATGAATTCACTCTATATCCAGTCAAAACTATATTCTAGCCGAAAATAATTATCTAACATTTATTAATTTTGAAGGAGCGTTAATATGAACACTCTCCCCCTTTTATTAAGAAAACTTGTTACTTCTTACATACTAACTATCTTTATTGCTATCTACTTTGCAATCTTTTATCTATTCCCAATAGAATCAGCTTCCTATTATTTAGAAGTGGACTTTTTAGGGTGGACTTTCATTTATAGCATTTATATTTTTCCTGTACTGCTTTTATATGGAAGTCCTATTTCAATTATAGTAGAGCTCATTCATAAAAAAGGCATCTTTAAAAATAGATGGCTTTACATTCTATTACATAGTTTATTTGGAGGATTTTTCGGTATTATTGTGGTGACTCTTGACTCTTTTCTTTTTAATTGGTTATTCATTTTATTTGGCGCATTTCTGGCATTATTATACGCTGTGATTGATCGCATTCTCTATATAAAAATAAAAAGCAAAAAAGCAATTTGGATTAGTCTATCGTTTCCAGTTATTATATTAGCATTCATGTGGGGTGGTTTTCAATTTGCATCAGAGCCTCTCCCTCCATTTACTGCAGAAGATGCTATAAAATTTGCCTCAGAAGGAGATGAAATGCTAGCAAAATTCCCACAAAAAGAAGGTATTTCTAAAGTGAAAATTGACGGATACCATATAATTCAAGAAACAAAAGCTGAAATTATTGATGATGATACTTATATCCTATATTTTTTTGAAACATGGAGTAAAAATAGTGAAAGCGATTCATTTTCTGTTTCCTATAAGATAGACCGTAATTCTTCAACTTTGCACAACTCAGATTGGAACTATAGCCGTCCATTTGAATATTAAGTCTATCTAGTTTGGTAAATTTAAAGCGTTGGAAAACAGATTTTTTCTAAGAGGACAATAGATAAAGTGAACCTCAATGAGTGGTTTTCTCATCCCCCACTGATGTTAGTACCGCAAGGGTATCACCTAAAGGCAACTGAACGAATCGGGGATTTGGGTGCTGTTATCTCCCACTTAGACTTGATCAACTCACATCTCCAATTTTTGAAGTGGGAGGCTTACAGCACCTTATACCCGGATAAAAACCCTGGCTGCACCATTTTCTAAATTATTTGAGATAAACGAAAGGATTGCATAATTGCACCTTGTAATGAAATACTTTTTTATAAACTGTTAATTAGTTGCTCCGTTGTCCGTATCGTGGCAAATTCACCATGCAATGTAGCCAGAGATACATTATGTATAGTTTCTGCATCATAATATCTATTATTTTGATCTTTCAATCCAAATGCTGCAGTAGCATCTGAAATCAGATATGTATCAAACCCTAAATTACCACTCATTCTTGCAGTCGTTGATACACAATGCGGTGTAGTCAATCCCGTAATTACAACGGTTGATACTTCATTTGCTTTTAATTGTTCTTCTAAGTTAGTACCAATAAAACTACTGTTTACTTTTTTTGTAATGATAACTTCCCCCTCGATTGGTTCAACTATTTCTTTGATAGCAAAGCCTTTATTCGCCATATGAAATACGGAATGAGGATTATCAGACGTGTGTTGTATGTGAATTACTATCCACTTCTTTTCTCTCCATAATTGTAGTATTTTTCTCATATTATCTTCTGCATCTTGATTATTTCTCTCGCCCCATTTTTTATCATCAAAAGCCTTTTGTACATCGACCAAAAGTAAAGCTTTTTTCTTTTCACACATAAATTTCTCTCCTCCTAATGTTTTATCTACCATTTTTATTCTTATTTTAAATAAAAATTTTACATATTTTACAAAAAAAGATAATTAAAACGACTAGGTAGTGTAGCTACTTTTGAATATCTTCTTGTACATCATTAGGACAATTAAACTGTCGGTTGGGTTTCTATTATTCATTGTACTTCCCCTTCCTTATCTACTTTTAGCCTAATATAATTATTTCAAAATTGCTATCTTTTTTGTAAAAATCTAGGCAGAGTACCTTTATTGCCATAGATGGATCCCTTTATGGTTTAATTTGCAATATCCCCCACCGGCATTCTCCTAACTTATACTTATTGAATACAATAATAAAAACACCCAACAGTTAGTTTAATATCACGCTAACTTCAGGGTGTCCTCATCTATATTGTTACTTTATCATGTAAGAATTCAAGCAAAAGTAAAATGAAATGAACCTATGCACATTCCTTTAAAATACAAATTCCATATTGCTTTAGTTCCTTATGGATCACAGGACTATCAGCTATACCTTGACAATAACTGTATTCTAAGAAAACGGCATACATACTGTTCCATGCAGCCTCTAATTCGGTAAGTAAATCCTTTTGTTCCGTAGTAGTTAACGCTGCTTGTAATTGCTTGAAAATGTCATCAGCATGATCTTCTTCTTTTTTTAAATTTGAGTTTGTTAAAGCATTACGGTAGGCAACTTGGTGAATGCGCTCAACAAAAACGATGTTATTAAATGCCTTTCGTAATATATGCTGCTTAGCATCTTCTGTTTCTTTTTCGTCCGTAAACATATATCCTTCTTGTTCATCACACAGCATTTCTTCTGTTTGCTTCACGTGAAAGAAATTATACATGTCGTTCCATTCATTTACCGAATTAAAACAACCCGATGTTTCTTGAAAAACAGTCAAAGTGCTCGCTTTCATATTGCATCCCTCCATCAAAGTTAAGTTACCTTATTCCTGGCACATGCCTTCTACCGTCATAGATTTTGCATAATTCCAAAAATTATTCATTTGAAAAGTAATTTAGAGAATTATACAATATTTCACCTCACTATAATTAAATTTTCAAAATTAATCTGTACAATTATACTAACATATGTTCGTTTTTTTGCACAGTTAAACCTCTTAAGATATGAAAGCTTTTTTACCTATACCCACCTTCGTTCATAGGTGGATTTGTTCATCCTTTCATCAACAATTTCTTGATTAACGCCATAAAATAACCGCAGAAAGTCACAAAAGCAAATTCGACTTCCTACGGTTACTATGATGTTTCAAGTTTAGTTAACTATAAGTTAAACACAAAACAAGCATCAACGATTACTTCTATTCTACTTTTTTCATTGCTTTATTACTTGAACCAAATTCTTGGATTTTTTCATGTACTGTTTCCTTCATTGCCTGTTTACTTAACTCCAATAATTTCTTTGGCTCATATACTTCTGGATTTTCTACTAAACTTTGTTGTAGTGCTTCTCTCCAAGCTATATTCATTTCAGTATTAATATTAATCTTAGCATGCCCCAAGCGTATTGATTTTTGCAGTTGGTCTAACGGTATTCCACTTGCTCCATGTAAGACAAGTGGGATTTCAACTTCTTTAGATATTTCAGCCATCTGCTTAAATCCTAGCTTTGGTTCACCAACATACTTCCCATGTACAGAACCTAGTGCAGCGGCAAGCGCATCGACTCTTGTTTTCTCCACAAGCTCTACACATTCTCGTAAATTGGCATAACAAATATTGCCTATTAGACCATCTTCATAACCACCAACCGTACCAATTTCTGCTTCAACGGATACACCATTTACATGTGCATAGTCTACTACTTGCTTCGTATTTTTAATATTCTCAGCAACTGGAAAATGGCTACCATCGTACATCACAGAGCTATATCCAGCGTCAATCGCTTCAAAACATCTTTCTACACTTTGCCCATGATCCAAATGTAATACAACCGGAACAGTAATTTGTTGAACTTCCATTAGATTACGAACCATATCAGAAATTAGTTTGAAACCACCAAGATAATCCACCAATCTATCCGAAGAAGCAATAATAACAGGAGCCTTTGCCTCTTGAGCTGCTTCTAATATAGCTTGTGGCCAAATAAGACCATTTATGTTAAAATGTCCTACAGCATATCCTGCTTGTTTAGCTTGAGGAAGTATATCATTTAATGTTACTAATGCCATGTTCATTTCTCCTATTTAATTTTACAAAGCTTTCTCTTTTACTTTATTTATTCCTTAATACCCTTTCGCCTGCTTCATTGCTTCTTGCTTATTTTGAAATGCCTTATTTATACTTTCCTTTTTAGAAACTTCAGATAAACCGACATTCCACCAACTTCCCTCATAGCCATCTGACATTGTTTTTGGAAGAACTTTAATTTCAATTAATGTAGAATTTGGTTGTTTTTTCGCATCTTCAATAGCTAGTCTCAATTCATCAAGATTACTTATTTTATAGGTCTTAGCGCCGTAACCCTCTGCTACTTTTGCATAGTCTATGTTTAAAATTGTACCAGCTGCTGTTCTAAATTCTGTTCCTTGGTTTGCGCACCCGTTACCCATTTGTAGATTATTAATACAACCAAATCCAGAGTTATCAAATAGAATAATATTAATTTTTTTATTGTATTGAATAGCTGTAACAAGTTCCGAATGTAGCATTAAGAAACTCCCATCACCAACAAAGGCATACACTTCTTTATCTGGTTCGGCTAGACGTGCTCCTAATGCACCAGCAATTTCATACCCCATACAAGAGTAACCATATTCCAAGTGATACGTATTAGGAACGACCGGATTCCATAATCTTTGCATATCTCCTGGTAATGAACCAGCCGCCGAAACAACAATGGCGTCTTCATTAAGCGATTCATTTAATGCAACAAATACTTCTGTTTGCGTTAGTTCTGTCTGTAAAACATTTGCGTATTCGTTTAACTTTTCTTGTGAAAAATGTCCGTCTATTTCAGGAACAAAATCTTTCCGTTTAAATTGAACATTTGCTAAACGCTTTCTTTCATCTAGCCATTCCCTTTTTAATTTTTCTAATTGCGTACCATAATTTGCCTTATATCCTTCTAATAGTGGCGCTAACTCCTTTAGTGTCGCTTTGGCATCACCGACAACTTGAAATGCGTCTAACTTATATGCTTGCATACGACTTATATTAATGTTAAGGAATTGACTTTTTTCCAAATTAAACAACGTTTTAGAAGAAGTGGTGAAATCGGTATATCTTGTACCAATACCAATAATTAGATCTGCCTCTTTAACTACCTTATTTGCAGCAGATGTACCTAAAATTCCTAGTCCACCTAAATTATTTTTGAATTGCCACTCTACAGTCGATTTCCCAGCATGTGTTTCTACTAATGGAATATCATGTCGTTCTGAGATGTGGATTAATTCCTCTCTTGCTTCTGAGTACTTACAACCACCACCAACAACAATTACTGGTTGATGACTGTTTTTAATTCTTTCTACACTTCCTTCCATTTCACGCTTTGTAGGTACTGTACGGTTGATATAATGTACGCGTTTTTGAAAGAATTCAATTGGATAATCGTACGCTTCCCCTTCTACATCTTGAGGTAAGCAAATCGTAGCTGGCCCCATCGTAGCTGGATTGGTCATTACTTCAAACGCTCTGATCAAAGCAGACATTAGCTGTTCTGGTCTTTGAACGCGATCCCAATAACGCGAAACGGCTTTAAATGCGTCATTTGTTGAAATAGCAATGCTTGACTCTTGCTCTATTTGTTGTAATACTGGATCTGGCTGTCTTGTAGCAAATGTATCTGCTGGTAAGAATAAAACAGGAATCTGATTAGCCAAAGCTGTGCCGGCAGCTGTTATCATATTCGCTGATCCTGGTCCAGCTGAACTAGATAAAGCATAGATCTTTTTACGTAGGGATTGTTTAGAAAAAGCAATTGCTGCATGAGCCATCCCCTGTTCGTTTTTTCCCATAAAGGTTTTTAAGTGGCCTGCGTCTTCTTCTAAAGCTTCCCCAATTCCAAGAACATTGCCATGGCCATATATATGAAAGATACCTTCAACAAAAGGATGTTCTTTGCCATCAACAGATAAATACTGCTGGTTTAAAAACTTTATTAACGCCTGGGCAGTTGTTAAACGAATGGTTGCTACCATAAAATCTCCCCTCCATATCTATTGGGACTGATCGTTGATTAAATCCTCAATCTCTGAAACGGTTGGCATCGCTTCAGAAGAACTATGCTTACTAACAACAATCGCTGCTGCTGCACTAGCATATTTTAAAGCGGTTTCTACATCTTTCTCATTAAATAACGCATAAAGAAATGCAGAAGCATAAGCATCTCCAGCACCAAATGTCTTTAAAACTTTGGTCTTGTAAGCGTTTGCTTTATATTCTTTTCCCTCTTTACTATATGCAAAAGATCCTTCGACACCGTGTTTAATGACAATTAATTCAGGCTCATATTTAAATAATTCCTTTACAGTATCTTGATTATCTCCTGCTTCTTTTCCCTCTAACATATCAAATTCATCACGGGTACCGATGACAATATTCGATTTTTGTGCTACTAATGTGTAATAAGTGGATACTTCTTCCTCTGATTTCCATGTGTATGGACGGTAGTCGATTTCAAAGATAACTTTTACATTGTTTGCTTTTGCGTATTCAACAGCAGTTAATACAGCCTCTCGAGAAGGACTTTGTGCAAGAGCTGTTCCAGATACTAAAAGAACTTCAGACTCACGGATATATCTTTCTTCCACCTCTTGTGGTGTTAAATAAAGATCTGCTACATTATCTCTATACATTAAGATAGAACATTCACTAGGACTCTTAATTTCTGTAAAGGCTAACCCCGACTTCCTTCTTTCTTGATCCGACACCATTTGCGATGTATCTACACCTTTTCCAGCCATATAAGTCGTTATAAATCTTCCGTGCTGATCATCGGATACTTTTCCAATAAACCCAACATTTAGCCCTAAATTTGACGTCCCAATAGCAATATTTGCTGGAGAACCACCGACATACTTTTGAAAAGTCATAGTTTCTTCCATTGGCCGATTATATTCAACAGCATTTAAATCAATACACGCTCTACCAATAGCGATTATATCCATTTTTTTATTTCTTTTTTTTAACCTCATGCTCTTATCCTCCAATTTCCAATTAGAAAGTTTGTTCACCTAGTCACTACAGATAACTGTTTCCCATATGAAGAGTATATGTGTAATAAAATGAAGCTTTATCTTTCATGATTTACTGCTGTGCTAGAGGCGCTGTGATCTCCCACTTAGATTTGTTCAGCAAGCATCTCCAATTATTGAGATAATAATGTTACAGCGCCGTCCAGATATATTATCAATTCATCTACACCTATTTCTTAGGGGGATGAATGCGTATTACTTCCTCTTTAAAATCCACTCATGATCTAAATCGTTATGAAACTTCCAAATCTTTTTAGGACCAGCCATGACATTTAAATAATAGGAAGTGTAACCATCTGGCACTCCAACAGGGTGATAGCCTTTGGGAACGGAAACTACATCCCCATGCTCTACACTCATCGTTTCATCTAAAGAACGATCATCTGTATACACACGCTGGAACACAAAGCCTTGTTCAGGGTCTATTTCATGATAATACGTTTCCTCTAAAAATGATTCTTCTGGCAAATTATCCTGATCATGCTTGTGAGGAGGGTAACTTGAAAAATTACCCTCATCCGTATATACCTCTACAACTAGTAAACTACTAGATACAGCTGAACTATCTGGTAATATATTGTGTACCATTCTTTTATTCTGATATTTCCCTCGATGCTCTACAGAGTTATCAGCTGCCCGTATCACTTGAGCTTGCCGTTTTTCTGTTGCAGGTGCATAGCATAATGCTATCTTACAAGCACTTTTTGCAGCTATTTTTAATGTAGAATCCTTTGAAACATAAACACTATCTGTCGGTTTCTTTTCAAATACGGAATCGCGTGTTCCTAATTCTTCAAACAGTTGATCTCCTGTTTTTACAGAAGCCTTTCCTGTTAAAACAACAATACATACTTCTTTATCAGTCAATTCTTCAGCATAGGTCGCTTGTTCATCCAACTGAATGAGTTTAAATGCGACGTATTTTAAATCTGAATTTCTTTCATGAACATCTTGCAAAATAGTAACTCCAGAAACGTTATGATCGTTCGGTTTGTATTGCAACTTACTCATAACCATGCTCCTTTATTTAAAATCTTTTGTTGCATATCTAGCGGTAACCACTTTCTTATGTGTGTAGAATTCAACACCGTCTTTTCCATTGGCGTGCAATGTTCCATAAAAAGATGATTTCCACCCTGAAAATGGGAAGAATGCCATTGGTGCTGGAACACCTAAGTTAACTCCGAGCATACCCGCATCTATATTTTCACGGAAATAACGGATTGCATTTGCACTATTCGTGAACAAGCATGCACCATTAGCGAATACAGATTTATTGGCCAATTCTACTCCTGCTGCCAGATTCTTCACTTTCACAACACAAAGAACAGGCGCAAATAATTCCTCTTTCCAAATGGTCATTTCTGGAGTGACATCTGTAAATATAGTTGGACCGACAAAATATCCTTCACTTGGAATTCCTTCACGACCATCCAATACTAATGTAGCACCTTCGTCTACACCTTTTTGAATATAATCAAATGTTTTTTGCTGATGTTCTTTACGAATAACTGGCCCTAAAAACACCTCTTCATCTAATCCATTTCCCATTTTTAATTGTTTAGCTTCAGATGCCAGCTGTTCCATGAATGCATCATAAATACCTTCTTCTACTGCCACAACGGATGCAGCCATACATCTTTCACCAGCAGAACCATAAGCAGCAGCGATTACATTCCGAATCGTTTCATCTAAGTCTGCGTCATTTAAAACAATGGTATGGTTTTTAGCACCAGTTAAAGCTTGCACGCGCTTAAGATTTTCAGAACCTTTTTGGTAAACATACTTTCCAACAGGTTCTGACCCTACAAAAGATACTGCTTGTATTTCTGGATGTTCGAGTATTCCATTCACTACATCATGTGCACCATTTACAATTTGAAACACACCATCTGGAAGACCAGCTTCTTTAAACAATTCAGCTAATTTTTCTGTTAAAAGTGGCGTACGTTCGGATGGTTTCAAAATAAATGTGTTTCCACATGCAATGGCCATTGGGAACATCCAACAAGGCACCATCATTGGAAAATTGAAAGGTGAGATTCCGCCAACTACACCAATAGGGTAACGATAATTGGTCGCTTCTACATCGGTAGCAATGGATGATAATGAATCTCCCATTGTTAAAGAAGGTGCTCCAGCAGCAAATTCTACATTTTCAATTCCACGTTGCACTTCCCCTAGAGCTTCACTGTATGCCTTTCCATTTTCAATCGTTATTAAACGAGCAAGATCCTCCTTGTTTTCCATGAGTAACTGTTGGAACTTAAATAAGATACGTGCTCTTTTTGGTACAGCAGTGTTACTCCATGAATGAAAAGCTTCACTGGCTATTTCTACGGCTTCATCTAATTCTTTTTTTGTGGAAATAGGAACTCTTGCAACGACTTCCTCTGTTGCTGGATTTAAAACATCTTCAAAAGTTTTCGTTTCACTTCCAACCCATTTTCCATTCACAAAGTTTTTCAAAGTTCTAATTTCACCCATTATGAACACCTCTTTTTGAGTTTTATTGTTATCTTTTGATTAACATTTAGTTATATGTTGATTACAATTCAATATTATATTAAACTTATATTAAAGTCAAGGTTTGATCATTTATTATCATCACTTTATTATTAAAACATGGTTAACTGTTGATTAACTACTATGAAAATGGTATCTTGAAATACAATAATATGACTAAGGAGCGCTTAAAATGAAATTAAAAAGAATACAGGAAATTGAAGCTTACGTTCACGAAAACGGTAGTGCAAGCATTGATGAACTTTGTGATAAGTTTAATGTGTCTAAAAACACTATTCGTCGTGATATAAACAAAATTGTAGAAAATGGGACAATAAAAAAAGTCTATGGTGGAGTTGCTTCTGTTTCTAATCAGCTTAAACCCTACGAGCATCGCCACTCCAGCCATTCAGAAGAGAAAATAGCCATTGGTAAAGCCGCAGCGGCGGAAATTGAGGATAACGATCTTGTTTTTATTGATTCCGGTACAACAACTAGTTGTATAGGCGATTTTTTTGATCCGGAAAAAAGAGTAACCATCATTACCAATAACTTAAATATTATTAATAAAGCCGCTGAGTTAAGTAATTATCAGCTCATATTAATAGGTATGACATATAAACGTGCTACCAGATCTTTTGTCAATGTAGAGTCTTGGGAATACTTTAAACGCATCAATATTACCAAAAGCTTTATGGCAGCAACAGGACTTTCAATTGAACGCGGTGTTACGAATTCAGATTTACTAGAATATGATATTAAAAGCCGCATTGTCGAAAAGACGGATCGAAACATTCTGCTAGTCGATCATTCAAAATTCGATAAAGCCGCTTTAGTCACCTATTCAAATGTTGAAAAGTTTCATCAAATCATTACTTCAGATTCTATTCCAGAAAACTATAAAGTCTATTGTAAGGAGAAAGGTATTAAAATTAATTATGTCAATCAAAATAAAAGTCATTAAACTTCTAAAATCCCTTGCTCATCCGCCTTCATTTGCTAGGGGCTAATGTTATACATTCTGCCCTTTTCTTTCCCCTTACCCACGCTTCTTAAAATACGGCATTGTGTTGCTACTTTTTCAATTTTTACATGCTATTAGCTATATTTTCTCATCATCTCCATGCCATTTTTATATTACCAAAGTCTTTATAACCTAGAACGCCATCTCTTTCTCATACTATAACCCTAAAAATTTTATACTTTCCTATCGCAAAATAAAAAACATAACAGGATAAAGTGATTCTCAATCGGCGGGGTCTCACCCCACCGATTATCAGTAACCCAAGGATATCATCGCCTCTTAAGAAGGAAGTGACTTAGATGTTTTATGTACCACTTAGACTTGTACAGATTCGCATCTCCAATTCTTTGAGCGAGAGTGTTACAGCACCTTCTACCCGGGATAAATAGCACTTTATCTATTCTGTTACGTTTTTTGTATTAAATCTATAACTCACCATTTAAAAATTGTGCCTCACCAAATCCAAAGCTCCAATCGCTTGCACTGTTCGTCACAATTGAAACCATTACATCCTTCGAGTCCATACCGCAAATCTCATTCAATTCCTTGACAAGGAGGTTATAGAATAATTTCTTTTGCTTATCCGTTCGAGGTGTACTTCTTACAGAAATAGCCACAACTTCATCGCTTCTTTTAAATCCTAAGCCTGTATCTTCTATGATTAGTTCATGTTTGGGATGCTGATGAACTATTTGATATCTATCACCCTCAGGAACTTCAAATGCTTTAACAACAGCACGGTGAGATGCATCTAATAATAACTTGATTTCTTCTTCCGTCCTACCTTCTATCAAATCAAACGTAAGTAACGGCATATACCTTCCCCCCTATTGTTAATACCTTATTTTTATACGACATCTATAAGATTTAATTTTCTCCATTATCCACAAACAGAAAAAAATTATTGATATTTTTCTACTTTTATTGGAAGTCCAGTTAATAACGATTCTTTTGCCGCAGAAGCAATTCGCTGTGCCATGATGCCATCAACGAAGCCACAAGGAACTTCCTCATCGTTATTAATTGCTTCAAAAAACTGTTCTACCTCTTCAATAAAAGCATCATTATATCTTTCTAAAAAGAAGTGTAGCGGGTTACTACTTTTTACACCCTCTTTTAATAGAACCTCAACACTAGATTCTTTTTCATTATTTACTTTTGCTGATCCTTTTGACCCAAATGCCTCT
It encodes:
- the iolD gene encoding 3D-(3,5/4)-trihydroxycyclohexane-1,2-dione acylhydrolase (decyclizing) translates to MVATIRLTTAQALIKFLNQQYLSVDGKEHPFVEGIFHIYGHGNVLGIGEALEEDAGHLKTFMGKNEQGMAHAAIAFSKQSLRKKIYALSSSAGPGSANMITAAGTALANQIPVLFLPADTFATRQPDPVLQQIEQESSIAISTNDAFKAVSRYWDRVQRPEQLMSALIRAFEVMTNPATMGPATICLPQDVEGEAYDYPIEFFQKRVHYINRTVPTKREMEGSVERIKNSHQPVIVVGGGCKYSEAREELIHISERHDIPLVETHAGKSTVEWQFKNNLGGLGILGTSAANKVVKEADLIIGIGTRYTDFTTSSKTLFNLEKSQFLNINISRMQAYKLDAFQVVGDAKATLKELAPLLEGYKANYGTQLEKLKREWLDERKRLANVQFKRKDFVPEIDGHFSQEKLNEYANVLQTELTQTEVFVALNESLNEDAIVVSAAGSLPGDMQRLWNPVVPNTYHLEYGYSCMGYEIAGALGARLAEPDKEVYAFVGDGSFLMLHSELVTAIQYNKKINIILFDNSGFGCINNLQMGNGCANQGTEFRTAAGTILNIDYAKVAEGYGAKTYKISNLDELRLAIEDAKKQPNSTLIEIKVLPKTMSDGYEGSWWNVGLSEVSKKESINKAFQNKQEAMKQAKGY
- a CDS encoding cysteine hydrolase family protein, with translation MCEKKKALLLVDVQKAFDDKKWGERNNQDAEDNMRKILQLWREKKWIVIHIQHTSDNPHSVFHMANKGFAIKEIVEPIEGEVIITKKVNSSFIGTNLEEQLKANEVSTVVITGLTTPHCVSTTARMSGNLGFDTYLISDATAAFGLKDQNNRYYDAETIHNVSLATLHGEFATIRTTEQLINSL
- the fba gene encoding class II fructose-1,6-bisphosphate aldolase: MALVTLNDILPQAKQAGYAVGHFNINGLIWPQAILEAAQEAKAPVIIASSDRLVDYLGGFKLISDMVRNLMEVQQITVPVVLHLDHGQSVERCFEAIDAGYSSVMYDGSHFPVAENIKNTKQVVDYAHVNGVSVEAEIGTVGGYEDGLIGNICYANLRECVELVEKTRVDALAAALGSVHGKYVGEPKLGFKQMAEISKEVEIPLVLHGASGIPLDQLQKSIRLGHAKININTEMNIAWREALQQSLVENPEVYEPKKLLELSKQAMKETVHEKIQEFGSSNKAMKKVE
- a CDS encoding CoA-acylating methylmalonate-semialdehyde dehydrogenase, whose amino-acid sequence is MGEIRTLKNFVNGKWVGSETKTFEDVLNPATEEVVARVPISTKKELDEAVEIASEAFHSWSNTAVPKRARILFKFQQLLMENKEDLARLITIENGKAYSEALGEVQRGIENVEFAAGAPSLTMGDSLSSIATDVEATNYRYPIGVVGGISPFNFPMMVPCWMFPMAIACGNTFILKPSERTPLLTEKLAELFKEAGLPDGVFQIVNGAHDVVNGILEHPEIQAVSFVGSEPVGKYVYQKGSENLKRVQALTGAKNHTIVLNDADLDETIRNVIAAAYGSAGERCMAASVVAVEEGIYDAFMEQLASEAKQLKMGNGLDEEVFLGPVIRKEHQQKTFDYIQKGVDEGATLVLDGREGIPSEGYFVGPTIFTDVTPEMTIWKEELFAPVLCVVKVKNLAAGVELANKSVFANGACLFTNSANAIRYFRENIDAGMLGVNLGVPAPMAFFPFSGWKSSFYGTLHANGKDGVEFYTHKKVVTARYATKDFK
- the iolC gene encoding 5-dehydro-2-deoxygluconokinase, which encodes MRLKKRNKKMDIIAIGRACIDLNAVEYNRPMEETMTFQKYVGGSPANIAIGTSNLGLNVGFIGKVSDDQHGRFITTYMAGKGVDTSQMVSDQERRKSGLAFTEIKSPSECSILMYRDNVADLYLTPQEVEERYIRESEVLLVSGTALAQSPSREAVLTAVEYAKANNVKVIFEIDYRPYTWKSEEEVSTYYTLVAQKSNIVIGTRDEFDMLEGKEAGDNQDTVKELFKYEPELIVIKHGVEGSFAYSKEGKEYKANAYKTKVLKTFGAGDAYASAFLYALFNEKDVETALKYASAAAAIVVSKHSSSEAMPTVSEIEDLINDQSQ
- a CDS encoding DeoR/GlpR family DNA-binding transcription regulator, translating into MKLKRIQEIEAYVHENGSASIDELCDKFNVSKNTIRRDINKIVENGTIKKVYGGVASVSNQLKPYEHRHSSHSEEKIAIGKAAAAEIEDNDLVFIDSGTTTSCIGDFFDPEKRVTIITNNLNIINKAAELSNYQLILIGMTYKRATRSFVNVESWEYFKRINITKSFMAATGLSIERGVTNSDLLEYDIKSRIVEKTDRNILLVDHSKFDKAALVTYSNVEKFHQIITSDSIPENYKVYCKEKGIKINYVNQNKSH
- a CDS encoding tautomerase family protein produces the protein MPLLTFDLIEGRTEEEIKLLLDASHRAVVKAFEVPEGDRYQIVHQHPKHELIIEDTGLGFKRSDEVVAISVRSTPRTDKQKKLFYNLLVKELNEICGMDSKDVMVSIVTNSASDWSFGFGEAQFLNGEL
- the iolB gene encoding 5-deoxy-glucuronate isomerase, with the translated sequence MSKLQYKPNDHNVSGVTILQDVHERNSDLKYVAFKLIQLDEQATYAEELTDKEVCIVVLTGKASVKTGDQLFEELGTRDSVFEKKPTDSVYVSKDSTLKIAAKSACKIALCYAPATEKRQAQVIRAADNSVEHRGKYQNKRMVHNILPDSSAVSSSLLVVEVYTDEGNFSSYPPHKHDQDNLPEESFLEETYYHEIDPEQGFVFQRVYTDDRSLDETMSVEHGDVVSVPKGYHPVGVPDGYTSYYLNVMAGPKKIWKFHNDLDHEWILKRK